From a region of the Fischerella sp. JS2 genome:
- a CDS encoding glycosyltransferase family 2 protein yields the protein MSKLVSIIIPCFNAEKWLQEAIDSCLQQTYSHIEIIVIDDGSNDNSLEIIKSYGDKITWKSLPHQGGNHVRNYGFKISKGEYIQYLDADDYILPEKIARQVSFLEATGADVVYGDWRHRYHNSDGTSFLGRIEIAETQADILESLLANWWTAVASLLYRRSTIENSGGWDENLSAAQDRDFFLTVVMNGAKVVYQPGCYSVYRRYGNVTVSTYSKSRWIECQSLVLQKAQNKLIQSNKLTVKYRCALALSYFELARESLKIDYGMYLQFLEKTLILSPDFKHNSQRTAYNLIQNIFGFRHTERIFFMMLFLKKIINSLNQYLLNTKGKLSVIS from the coding sequence ATGTCAAAACTTGTCTCAATAATCATTCCTTGTTTTAATGCAGAAAAATGGTTGCAGGAAGCAATTGATAGTTGCTTACAGCAGACATATTCCCATATTGAAATTATTGTTATTGATGATGGCTCAAATGATAATTCCCTAGAAATTATTAAAAGTTATGGTGATAAGATTACTTGGAAATCTTTGCCACATCAAGGTGGGAATCATGTCAGAAACTATGGTTTTAAGATATCAAAAGGAGAGTATATCCAGTACCTAGATGCAGACGATTATATTTTACCTGAAAAAATTGCCAGACAAGTAAGTTTTTTAGAAGCGACAGGAGCAGATGTTGTTTATGGCGATTGGAGACATCGATATCACAATTCAGATGGAACAAGTTTTTTAGGTCGCATAGAAATTGCTGAAACACAAGCTGATATTCTTGAGTCATTACTAGCAAATTGGTGGACTGCGGTTGCTTCTTTACTCTACAGAAGAAGCACCATCGAAAATAGTGGTGGATGGGATGAAAACTTGTCAGCTGCACAAGATCGAGATTTTTTCTTAACAGTAGTCATGAATGGTGCCAAAGTAGTATATCAACCAGGTTGCTATTCAGTGTATAGAAGATACGGCAATGTAACAGTTTCGACTTATAGCAAATCTCGTTGGATAGAGTGCCAAAGTTTAGTATTACAAAAAGCACAAAACAAGCTAATCCAATCAAACAAATTGACCGTTAAGTATCGTTGTGCCTTAGCGTTATCTTACTTTGAACTAGCACGAGAATCATTAAAAATTGACTATGGAATGTACCTGCAATTCCTAGAAAAAACTTTAATATTATCTCCTGATTTTAAGCACAACAGTCAACGAACAGCATATAATTTAATTCAAAATATTTTTGGATTTAGACATACAGAAAGAATATTTTTTATGATGTTGTTTCTCAAAAAAATTATCAATTCCCTTAATCAATACTTGCTCAACACAAAAGGAAAATTAAGTGTAATATCATAG
- a CDS encoding phytochelatin synthase family protein, whose protein sequence is MFSKLHILPTTINALIFGIYATSGSAIAQTLTLTPNLIGFTTPEGEKLLINSRSRQDFFPLSTQFVTQNNQAYCGVASIVMVLNSLGVSAPEAPEYKPYHVFTQTNFFNNEATRKVISPEVVARMGMTLDQMGQLLASYGVKAQVYHAADTSLEQFRKQAAENLKQPGNFILVNYLRKEIGQEKGGHISPLAAYNEQTDRFLIMDVSRYKYPPVWVKTTDLWKAMNTVDTVSGKTRGFVFVSKGYSSK, encoded by the coding sequence CTAGTGGCAGTGCTATTGCCCAAACTCTTACTTTGACACCAAATTTAATTGGCTTTACTACACCTGAAGGTGAAAAATTATTAATTAATAGTCGTTCTCGCCAAGATTTCTTTCCTCTCAGCACACAATTTGTTACTCAAAATAATCAAGCTTACTGTGGAGTTGCCAGTATTGTTATGGTGTTGAATAGTTTGGGAGTTTCTGCGCCGGAAGCACCCGAATATAAACCATATCATGTATTTACTCAGACAAACTTTTTTAACAACGAAGCAACACGAAAAGTTATTAGTCCTGAAGTTGTTGCTCGTATGGGAATGACGTTAGATCAAATGGGGCAACTACTAGCAAGTTACGGCGTGAAAGCACAAGTCTATCACGCTGCTGATACTAGTTTAGAACAGTTTCGTAAACAAGCAGCAGAAAATTTAAAACAACCTGGAAATTTTATTTTAGTGAACTATTTACGTAAAGAAATTGGACAAGAAAAAGGTGGACATATTTCCCCCTTAGCTGCTTACAATGAACAAACAGATAGATTTTTAATTATGGATGTATCCCGTTACAAATATCCGCCTGTTTGGGTAAAGACAACAGATTTGTGGAAGGCAATGAATACTGTTGATACAGTTTCAGGTAAAACACGGGGATTTGTATTTGTTAGTAAAGGTTACTCATCCAAATAA
- a CDS encoding ABC transporter ATP-binding protein: MTDLIEKKFSIQPQDDPEVVISVENVSKKFCRNLKQSLLYGVQDITTELLGINRKSNVLRPKEFWALKDISFQLRRGEALALIGSNGAGKSTILRIISGLIKPDTGRVRVRGRIAPLIALGAGFNPILTGRENIYANMSILGLSTREIAERFQDVIDFAEIADAIDAPVQTYSSGMAARLGFACAVHIEPDILLIDEVLAVGDIKFRMKCHRRLAKLRDNGTAFILVSHNPPAILNVCTSAVYISKGKLITIGDIDTVVRKYEEDLCLAGTEKSPGYLVLPEKSKSESTGIDITSVYFKDTQGNIVTTPISGDSVSLCVECKAHRRVTKANLCVTITDIGGENGRILYLTAASDNKYLNVLPGKNELQMYMPFCCLNPGVYNAKVFIKEGAYSFDAVESFRFTVKSNKITSQSLFYQPREWKVMN, translated from the coding sequence ATGACTGATTTAATCGAAAAAAAATTTTCTATTCAGCCTCAAGACGATCCTGAGGTAGTAATTTCAGTAGAGAATGTTTCTAAAAAATTTTGTAGAAATTTAAAACAATCTTTATTATATGGTGTGCAAGATATCACCACAGAGTTATTAGGCATCAATAGAAAAAGTAATGTCTTAAGACCAAAAGAATTTTGGGCGTTGAAAGATATTAGCTTTCAACTCAGACGTGGAGAAGCACTAGCGTTAATAGGCTCAAATGGCGCTGGTAAAAGTACCATACTACGCATTATTAGTGGCTTGATTAAGCCTGATACTGGCAGAGTCAGAGTCAGAGGTAGAATAGCACCATTAATTGCCTTAGGAGCAGGATTTAATCCAATTTTGACAGGACGAGAAAATATTTATGCCAATATGTCAATTTTGGGTCTATCTACAAGAGAAATTGCAGAAAGATTTCAGGATGTTATAGATTTCGCTGAAATTGCCGATGCGATTGATGCACCTGTACAAACCTATAGTTCTGGCATGGCAGCACGACTAGGATTTGCTTGTGCCGTCCATATCGAACCAGACATTTTACTTATTGATGAAGTCTTAGCAGTTGGGGATATTAAGTTTAGAATGAAATGCCATCGCAGACTAGCTAAACTTCGAGATAACGGCACTGCCTTTATCTTAGTTTCTCATAATCCGCCAGCAATTTTAAATGTTTGTACTTCAGCAGTGTACATATCAAAAGGAAAATTAATTACTATCGGCGATATAGATACTGTAGTGCGTAAATATGAAGAAGATTTGTGTCTAGCTGGTACAGAAAAATCTCCAGGTTATTTGGTTTTGCCAGAGAAATCTAAGAGTGAAAGCACAGGTATAGATATTACTTCTGTATATTTTAAAGATACACAAGGAAATATTGTCACAACACCTATAAGTGGTGACTCTGTTTCTTTGTGCGTAGAATGCAAAGCACATCGGAGAGTAACTAAAGCTAATCTATGTGTCACCATTACAGATATTGGTGGAGAAAATGGACGAATTTTATATCTAACTGCTGCTAGTGATAATAAATATTTAAATGTCTTACCAGGCAAAAATGAATTACAAATGTATATGCCTTTTTGTTGCTTGAATCCTGGTGTCTACAATGCCAAAGTTTTTATTAAAGAAGGTGCTTACTCTTTCGATGCTGTTGAATCTTTTAGATTTACAGTGAAATCAAATAAGATTACTAGTCAATCTTTGTTTTATCAACCTCGAGAATGGAAAGTCATGAACTAA
- the recA gene encoding recombinase RecA, giving the protein MAVNTDNAGKQKALNMVLNQIERTFGKGTIMRLGDATRMRVETISSGALTLDLALGGGLPKGRVIEIYGPESSGKTTLALHAVAEVQKNGGIAAYVDAEHALDPTYAAALGVDTENLLVSQPDTGEAALEIVDQLVRSAAVDIVVIDSVAALVPRAEIEGDMGDAHVGLQARLMSQALRKITGNIGKSGCTVIFLNQLRQKIGISYGNPETTTGGNALKYYASVRLDIRRIQTLKKGTEEFGNRVKVKVAKNKVAPPFRVAEFDIIFGRGISTLGCLVDLAEETGVLNRKGAWYSYNGDNISQGRDNAIKYLEEKSEFAEQIKQLVREKLEKGAVVSATSVRKTNEDEDEDMDDASEEE; this is encoded by the coding sequence ATGGCTGTTAATACTGATAATGCTGGCAAGCAAAAAGCGCTCAACATGGTACTCAACCAAATTGAGCGTACTTTTGGCAAAGGAACAATCATGCGCTTGGGCGACGCTACCCGGATGCGGGTAGAAACCATCTCCAGTGGGGCGCTGACATTGGATTTGGCGTTAGGCGGTGGTTTACCTAAAGGTCGGGTGATAGAGATTTATGGCCCAGAAAGTTCTGGTAAGACGACTTTAGCACTACACGCCGTTGCAGAAGTACAAAAAAATGGCGGTATTGCTGCCTATGTTGATGCAGAACACGCCCTCGACCCCACCTATGCTGCGGCTTTAGGCGTAGATACAGAGAACTTATTGGTTTCTCAACCAGATACAGGAGAAGCAGCATTAGAAATTGTCGATCAACTCGTTCGTTCAGCAGCAGTAGATATAGTTGTTATTGACTCGGTAGCAGCCCTAGTCCCCCGTGCGGAAATTGAAGGTGATATGGGCGATGCCCACGTTGGTCTTCAGGCAAGATTGATGAGCCAAGCTCTGCGTAAAATAACTGGTAACATTGGTAAATCTGGCTGCACAGTAATCTTCCTCAACCAGTTACGACAAAAAATTGGTATCAGCTACGGTAATCCAGAGACTACAACTGGTGGTAATGCTCTCAAATATTACGCTTCGGTACGCTTGGATATCCGCCGGATTCAAACCCTGAAAAAAGGAACCGAGGAATTTGGTAATCGCGTCAAAGTCAAAGTTGCTAAAAATAAAGTCGCGCCACCTTTTAGAGTTGCAGAATTTGACATTATTTTTGGTAGAGGTATTTCTACCTTGGGTTGTCTTGTAGATTTAGCAGAAGAAACTGGCGTACTCAACCGTAAGGGAGCATGGTATAGTTACAATGGCGACAATATTTCCCAAGGTCGAGATAACGCCATTAAGTACTTAGAAGAAAAATCGGAATTTGCTGAACAAATTAAGCAACTAGTAAGAGAAAAATTAGAAAAAGGAGCTGTTGTTTCCGCTACCTCTGTTAGGAAGACAAACGAAGACGAAGACGAAGATATGGATGATGCTTCTGAAGAAGAATAG
- a CDS encoding glycosyltransferase — MKIAFIVNKFPVISETFILNQITGLICRGHEVHIYGYRPDDTVKFHPDVEKYDLLKRTFYAPQMPHNKLLRLLKALWLVITNFYKAPLVILRSLKFLQSDKDAPALRILYSIIPLLGAEPYDIIHCQFGILGNEGIIYRDIGAIKGKLVTSFRGYDISWYVKEYGERVYNQLFIKGDFFLANCEFFRQRAIQLGCDQKKITVHGSGIDCSRFNFRVRKPLVDGKIYIATIGRLIEKKGIEYAIRAVAKVLKTYPNLECNIIGDGHLKAHLQQVITELGVADKIKLLGWKNQEEIIQIIDNTHIFIAASVTAKDGNQDAPVNTLKEAMAMGLPVIATRHGGIPELVQDGISGLLVPERDADAIALQLTYLIEHPELWEQMGKAGRAYVEKHYDTERLNDELVKIYQQVIIDNLQPCSEQSIDSIASPKYT, encoded by the coding sequence ATGAAAATAGCTTTCATAGTTAATAAATTTCCAGTCATATCAGAAACATTTATTTTGAACCAGATTACAGGCTTAATTTGCCGAGGGCATGAAGTTCATATTTACGGTTATAGACCTGACGATACTGTGAAATTTCATCCAGATGTAGAAAAATATGACTTGCTAAAACGCACTTTTTATGCTCCTCAGATGCCTCATAATAAACTTTTGCGGCTGCTCAAAGCACTATGGTTAGTTATTACCAATTTTTATAAAGCCCCACTAGTAATATTGCGATCGCTCAAATTTTTACAGTCCGACAAAGATGCACCAGCTCTGAGAATTTTATACTCAATTATTCCTTTGTTAGGTGCAGAACCATACGATATAATTCACTGTCAATTTGGCATCCTGGGCAACGAGGGAATAATTTATCGTGACATTGGTGCAATCAAAGGTAAGTTAGTGACTTCTTTTCGGGGATATGATATCAGCTGGTATGTCAAAGAGTATGGAGAGAGAGTTTACAATCAGTTGTTTATTAAAGGAGATTTTTTTCTAGCAAATTGTGAGTTTTTTCGTCAGAGAGCAATTCAATTAGGTTGTGATCAAAAGAAGATAACTGTTCACGGTTCTGGCATAGATTGTAGTCGGTTTAATTTTCGGGTACGCAAGCCTCTAGTAGATGGCAAAATCTATATTGCTACAATTGGTCGTTTAATTGAAAAGAAAGGAATAGAGTATGCCATTCGTGCCGTTGCCAAAGTTTTAAAAACCTATCCCAATCTAGAATGTAATATCATCGGTGATGGACACTTAAAAGCACATTTACAGCAAGTAATTACAGAACTGGGTGTGGCAGATAAAATCAAACTCTTAGGTTGGAAAAATCAAGAAGAGATTATTCAAATTATCGATAATACTCACATTTTTATTGCTGCCAGTGTCACAGCTAAAGATGGTAATCAAGATGCTCCTGTGAATACCCTCAAAGAAGCAATGGCTATGGGTTTACCAGTCATTGCTACTCGGCACGGTGGTATTCCGGAGCTTGTTCAAGATGGTATTTCTGGTTTATTAGTTCCAGAGCGAGATGCAGATGCGATCGCTCTGCAACTAACTTATTTAATTGAGCATCCAGAATTATGGGAACAAATGGGTAAAGCTGGCCGTGCTTATGTAGAAAAACATTATGATACAGAGCGCCTCAATGATGAACTAGTAAAAATTTATCAGCAAGTAATCATAGATAATTTACAACCATGCTCAGAGCAAAGTATAGATTCTATTGCTAGTCCTAAATACACTTAA
- the xseB gene encoding exodeoxyribonuclease VII small subunit — MARRVNSSNSKSVEVEVWNYEAKVAEIEGMIDRIEGGELELADVFEQFAQAVEYLRECESFLRQRQQQVDLLIETLDDQ, encoded by the coding sequence ATGGCTAGACGTGTTAATTCTTCTAATTCTAAGTCTGTAGAGGTCGAGGTCTGGAATTATGAGGCGAAGGTTGCTGAGATAGAAGGTATGATTGATCGAATTGAGGGGGGTGAGTTGGAGTTGGCTGATGTGTTTGAGCAATTTGCTCAAGCTGTTGAGTATTTGCGTGAGTGTGAAAGTTTTTTACGTCAGCGACAACAGCAGGTAGATTTGTTGATTGAAACTTTGGATGATCAGTAG
- a CDS encoding glycosyltransferase family 2 protein, translating into MNKSEFLEPEVTIVVVPRERFSYTRESLESIYENTSYPFKLIYVDGGSPTHIKNYLATQAVEKQFQLIRTDHYLSPNHARNIGLRQVNSKYVVFMDNDVVVTPGWLQPLVDCAEATGATIVSPLICQYLPLHTEVHCAGGESGVKVETKGETTRRRIIEKIYKQGQQVANVHPQLQRQQTGLAEFHCMIVRTEIFDKIGLLDEGLLNTKEHVDLCIMVNEAGGTVYLEPESLVTYVPGPPLKWTDLHFYMLRWSDAWELASLKRLRDKWNLSEDEYFQNKYKRLGWRRDMTIVNPLVRKFPLGKFGSRVVGKVLRQMDKALNHYLTSRYAKKYLQGLPNQIPPQQPPTSTMTASSQN; encoded by the coding sequence ATGAATAAATCTGAATTTCTCGAACCAGAAGTGACTATTGTCGTTGTTCCTCGTGAGCGTTTTAGCTACACTCGTGAATCCTTGGAAAGTATTTACGAAAATACAAGTTATCCCTTCAAGTTAATCTACGTCGATGGTGGTTCACCTACTCACATCAAAAATTACCTCGCAACTCAAGCAGTTGAGAAGCAATTTCAACTAATTCGCACTGACCACTACCTTTCTCCCAATCACGCTAGAAACATCGGTTTACGTCAAGTCAACAGTAAATATGTTGTCTTTATGGATAACGATGTTGTAGTTACGCCTGGTTGGTTGCAACCATTGGTAGATTGTGCTGAAGCAACTGGAGCCACTATAGTTAGTCCCCTCATCTGTCAATACCTGCCACTACATACAGAAGTGCATTGTGCAGGTGGAGAATCTGGTGTGAAAGTAGAAACCAAAGGCGAGACTACCAGACGGCGAATAATTGAAAAAATCTATAAACAAGGACAGCAAGTAGCAAATGTACATCCCCAACTGCAACGGCAACAAACCGGGTTAGCAGAGTTTCACTGCATGATAGTACGCACAGAAATATTTGATAAGATTGGTCTTTTAGATGAAGGATTATTAAATACGAAAGAACACGTAGATTTGTGTATTATGGTTAACGAGGCTGGTGGTACAGTCTACTTGGAACCTGAATCTTTAGTAACTTATGTACCAGGCCCGCCCTTAAAATGGACAGACCTACACTTTTATATGCTGCGGTGGAGTGATGCTTGGGAACTAGCAAGCTTGAAACGTTTACGTGATAAGTGGAATCTAAGCGAAGATGAGTACTTCCAAAACAAGTACAAACGCTTAGGATGGCGGCGAGATATGACAATTGTCAATCCCCTCGTCCGTAAATTTCCCCTTGGCAAATTTGGCTCTCGCGTAGTAGGGAAAGTTCTCCGACAAATGGATAAGGCGTTAAACCATTATCTTACCTCTCGCTATGCAAAAAAATACTTGCAAGGACTGCCAAATCAAATCCCTCCACAACAGCCGCCAACATCTACGATGACAGCCTCATCCCAGAATTAA
- a CDS encoding FAD-dependent oxidoreductase, with the protein MSLTEEILSQLAGDILGGLRRSDRTLSSIREGKLPVPTVVRENQQLLGAVDWDVLICGGTLGILIGCALAVQGLRVALIERGRLRGRDQEWNISRKELQVFLELSLLTDAELEKAIATEYNPARVGFDNGVEMWVENVLNIGIDPVYLLETLKQKFLAAGGKLFENTPFGEAVVHPDGVIVNNQYKARLLIDAMGHFSPITQQARQGQKPDAVCLVVGSCAQGFPENHTGDLILSFTPIQKQCQYFWEAFPARDGRTTYMFTYMDANPQHIGLEALFEEYLRLMPKYQSVELSQLTFQRALFGFFPSYRQNPLHTPWSRILFIGDSSGNQSPLSFGGFGAMVRHLHRLTQGIYEALQTDQLSANALTLLQPYQPSLSVTWLFQKAMSVGVDQKIAPEQINELLSAVFRQMQQSGDMVLKPFLQDVVQFPALTQTLLKTSVAHPGIVAKVIPQVGLLSLLDWMVHYGNLGKYSVLFWLSQRLEPWEKYLPSTSKYYWHRWVDAWKYGSGGDYLDE; encoded by the coding sequence ATGTCTTTAACTGAGGAAATTCTTTCGCAATTAGCAGGGGATATTTTAGGGGGATTGCGTCGTAGCGATCGCACCTTATCATCCATTAGAGAAGGTAAACTACCAGTACCAACAGTAGTCAGAGAAAATCAACAACTGTTGGGTGCTGTCGATTGGGATGTTTTAATTTGCGGTGGCACTTTGGGGATTTTAATCGGCTGTGCCTTAGCAGTGCAAGGATTACGGGTAGCATTGATAGAACGGGGTAGATTACGCGGCAGAGATCAAGAATGGAATATTTCTCGTAAAGAATTGCAAGTCTTCTTAGAATTATCTTTATTAACAGATGCAGAATTAGAAAAAGCGATCGCTACAGAATACAACCCAGCCAGAGTCGGCTTTGATAACGGTGTCGAAATGTGGGTAGAGAATGTATTAAATATTGGTATAGATCCAGTGTATTTACTGGAAACTTTAAAACAAAAATTTCTGGCAGCTGGTGGTAAATTATTTGAAAACACACCTTTTGGAGAAGCGGTAGTTCACCCAGATGGAGTGATAGTCAACAATCAATACAAAGCTAGGTTGTTAATTGATGCGATGGGACACTTTTCTCCCATTACCCAACAAGCGCGACAAGGACAAAAACCAGATGCGGTGTGTTTGGTAGTTGGTAGTTGTGCCCAAGGATTTCCAGAAAATCACACTGGTGATTTAATTTTATCTTTTACACCGATTCAAAAGCAGTGCCAATACTTTTGGGAAGCTTTTCCTGCTAGGGATGGCAGAACTACTTACATGTTTACCTATATGGATGCAAACCCACAACATATAGGATTAGAAGCTTTGTTTGAAGAATATCTGCGCTTAATGCCAAAATATCAAAGTGTGGAATTGTCACAATTAACATTCCAACGGGCGCTATTTGGCTTCTTTCCCTCCTATCGTCAAAATCCACTGCACACACCTTGGAGTCGTATTCTCTTCATAGGAGATAGTAGTGGGAATCAATCTCCTTTAAGTTTTGGTGGTTTTGGCGCAATGGTGCGTCACTTGCACAGACTAACTCAAGGTATTTATGAAGCGCTGCAAACCGATCAACTATCTGCTAATGCCCTAACACTACTGCAACCATACCAACCTAGCTTGAGTGTAACTTGGCTATTTCAAAAAGCTATGAGTGTTGGTGTCGATCAAAAAATTGCCCCAGAACAAATTAACGAGTTGCTATCAGCAGTATTTCGACAAATGCAACAGTCGGGTGACATGGTTTTAAAACCATTTTTACAAGATGTGGTACAGTTTCCTGCCCTAACACAAACCCTATTAAAAACAAGTGTTGCCCATCCAGGTATTGTTGCTAAAGTCATTCCCCAAGTAGGTTTACTTTCCTTATTAGATTGGATGGTACATTACGGAAATTTAGGCAAATATTCGGTGTTATTTTGGCTAAGCCAAAGATTAGAACCCTGGGAAAAATATTTACCCAGCACTTCTAAATACTATTGGCATCGCTGGGTTGATGCTTGGAAGTATGGTTCTGGTGGTGATTATTTGGATGAGTAA
- a CDS encoding ABC transporter permease has translation MHSKHQLPEVIHTPESSLKHPLRLLQQMWRDLLASRELAWRLMVRDISAQYRQSFLGIVWAFLPPIVMAASFTLAKGAQVINVGVTDIPYPAYVMFSTALWQTFVEALNGPVQAVTVAKPMLARVNFPREALILAKLGEVFFNFGIKTILIVALFIFFRVSVSWTVILVPVALIHLVLLGTFIGILLAPFGVLYQDISKGLSLITGFWLFLTPVVYAVPNEGTFGYLVKLNPVTPLLVTTRELATTGVVSEPLGFWVVSGITIIGLILTWIAFRLAMPFVVERVSS, from the coding sequence ATGCATTCAAAACATCAGCTACCTGAGGTAATTCATACACCAGAAAGTAGCCTGAAACATCCCCTCCGATTACTCCAACAAATGTGGCGAGACTTACTCGCTTCTCGTGAACTCGCCTGGCGACTAATGGTACGTGATATTAGTGCCCAGTACCGTCAATCATTTTTAGGAATAGTCTGGGCCTTCTTACCCCCGATTGTCATGGCAGCTAGCTTTACCCTTGCCAAGGGTGCCCAAGTTATTAATGTCGGGGTGACAGATATACCCTACCCAGCTTACGTCATGTTCAGCACTGCTCTGTGGCAAACATTTGTAGAAGCATTAAACGGCCCAGTGCAAGCAGTGACAGTCGCCAAGCCGATGTTAGCCAGAGTTAATTTCCCCCGAGAAGCACTAATTTTAGCCAAGCTAGGCGAAGTGTTTTTTAACTTTGGCATTAAAACAATATTGATAGTGGCACTATTTATATTCTTTCGTGTTTCTGTCAGTTGGACGGTGATTCTAGTGCCAGTAGCATTAATTCACTTGGTTTTACTAGGAACATTCATCGGTATTTTATTAGCCCCTTTTGGAGTTTTATATCAAGATATATCCAAAGGGCTAAGTTTAATCACAGGATTTTGGCTATTTTTAACTCCAGTAGTCTATGCAGTTCCTAACGAAGGAACATTTGGATATTTAGTGAAGCTTAATCCTGTAACTCCTCTATTAGTCACAACTCGAGAATTAGCAACCACAGGAGTAGTATCAGAACCTTTAGGATTTTGGGTAGTCAGTGGAATTACTATTATCGGTTTAATACTGACTTGGATCGCATTTCGTCTTGCCATGCCTTTCGTAGTTGAAAGAGTAAGTTCTTAA
- the xseA gene encoding exodeoxyribonuclease VII large subunit encodes MTADFTDFLIPDTAVSVAGLTDYIRLLLEQDEQLRQIWVIGEVSSANNHRSGLFFTLQDPDSPAAIKCVVWNGQLTQLMQRPTVGEQLIVLGSIRLYSARSEYQLSVWQALPAGVGLQALRYQQLRNRLEAEGLFDPQRKRSLPSHPQTIAVVTSPTAAAWGDIQKTLKQRYPGLRVLFSPATVQGEQAPESIVKAIQRVERDRRAEVIILSRGGGAVEELACFNDERVVRAVANCTIPIITGIGHQRDESLVDLAADENVHTPTAAAERVVPALADLYNQHQQRVVSLQQVVQRELETADDQLQGLRERLQRLRLDKQVQQQMQALIWQRQKLVQITSGKLQQATQHLEMLRQKLTTLDPRAVLQRGYAVVRQEDGIIVRSATELAMGQELVIQLGQGEVKVRVTGKKE; translated from the coding sequence ATGACTGCTGATTTTACTGACTTTTTAATTCCTGATACAGCTGTTAGCGTCGCTGGTTTGACTGACTATATCCGCTTGTTACTAGAACAAGATGAACAATTGCGACAAATTTGGGTAATTGGAGAAGTTTCTAGTGCTAACAACCACCGCAGTGGCTTATTTTTTACATTGCAAGACCCCGATAGTCCAGCAGCAATTAAATGTGTGGTATGGAATGGGCAATTAACACAACTGATGCAAAGACCAACTGTAGGGGAGCAGTTGATTGTGTTAGGCAGTATAAGATTATACTCAGCACGGAGTGAATATCAACTTTCTGTTTGGCAAGCTTTACCTGCTGGTGTGGGTTTGCAGGCGCTACGTTACCAACAACTGCGAAACCGTCTAGAAGCAGAAGGATTATTTGATCCACAAAGGAAGCGATCGCTTCCTTCTCATCCCCAAACGATTGCTGTTGTCACTTCACCTACTGCTGCTGCTTGGGGGGATATCCAAAAGACTCTCAAACAAAGATACCCTGGTTTACGTGTTTTATTTTCTCCTGCTACAGTTCAGGGTGAGCAAGCACCAGAGTCTATTGTGAAGGCAATTCAAAGGGTAGAAAGAGATAGACGGGCCGAGGTGATAATTTTATCGCGGGGAGGAGGTGCGGTTGAGGAATTAGCTTGTTTTAATGATGAGCGGGTAGTGCGAGCTGTGGCTAATTGTACAATTCCTATCATTACTGGAATTGGGCATCAAAGGGATGAGTCTTTGGTAGATTTAGCTGCAGATGAGAATGTGCATACTCCCACTGCGGCGGCAGAACGAGTTGTTCCGGCACTGGCGGATCTATATAATCAGCATCAACAGAGAGTTGTGAGTTTGCAGCAAGTTGTGCAACGGGAGTTAGAAACTGCTGATGATCAGCTGCAAGGACTACGAGAACGTTTGCAGCGTTTACGCTTGGATAAGCAGGTACAGCAACAAATGCAGGCGCTGATTTGGCAACGTCAGAAATTGGTGCAAATCACGTCTGGTAAATTACAACAAGCAACTCAGCATTTGGAGATGTTACGACAGAAGTTAACAACTCTTGACCCCAGAGCTGTGTTACAACGTGGTTATGCGGTGGTTAGGCAAGAAGATGGGATAATTGTTCGCAGTGCGACTGAGTTAGCTATGGGGCAAGAACTGGTGATACAGTTGGGGCAGGGTGAGGTGAAAGTCAGGGTTACGGGTAAAAAAGAGTAA